Genomic DNA from Turicibacter faecis:
TAGTCACTGTTTATGAACAAAATGAAGGTGATGCCGTTTTAATCAATACGAATTACGCCCTAGACGGAGGGTTAAATCCAATGAAAGATGCCATTGTTCTAGAGGATAGCCAATCACCTTATGTTAACATCATCGCGGTCAAAGAAGGAAACGAAGACAATGAAGCCGTTCAAGAGCTCATTGATGCTTTACACTCAGAAGAAATTCAAGATTTTATTAAAAAAACTTATAAAGGTGCCGTTGTTCCTGTTTCAGAATAATCCCAACAAAAGAGAGAGATTTTTAATCTCTCTCTTTTTATTTTTAAATCATATTTCTCATAAAAATGGAAAAAATAATAGTAAATTACTGTCGAAATTTGAAATATAGTATATAATATTGAAAAAGGAAAGGGTGAGATTTATGATTCAATTTAAATCAGATTTAAATCTAGAAACCGAGGAACGTCCTCTTATTATTGGGGTTTTCTCTGATTTCTCACATCAAGATATTTTTCAATTAGACCATTTATTAAACAACCAATTAACAACAGCTATAAAAGAAGGCGTTATTCCAACAAAATTTAAAGCAGTCACTCCAATTTATCCTCTTGGAAAAATTAACAGTAAAAAATTATATTTTATCGGATTAGGAAAATCAACAGAATTTACATTTGAGAAGGCTAAAGAAGCAATTGGAAAAATCACTAAACTAATTAAAAATGAGGCTATATTATTATTAGAAACTTTTCAATCACCAACTACCTCTATCAACGAGTTGGCTACCTTATGTGCCGAATCCATTACATTAGCGACCTACAAATTTGATTGTTATAAAACGGAGCATCCACATACTGAGCCTGTCACCTTATCTATTTATGCACAAGAAGATGTAACTTCTGATTTAACTCGTGGTGTCATTTACGGAGAAGCAACCAATGATGCCCGACAATTATTCAATCAACCTAGCAACCATCTGACAGCCACTCATTTAACCGATCATATCAAAAAATTTGCTAATCATCATCACTTAGACATTCATATTGTCGAAAAAGACGAAATGAAAAAACTAGGGATGGGTGGAATTCTCGGAGTAAACCAAGGATCAACTGAACCACCAAAACTTATCGTTGTAAAATACCAAGGAAATGCAACAAGCAATGAGGTTACTGCCTTAGTCGGTAAGGGAATCACCTTCGACACTGGAGGCTATTGTTTAAAACCCCGTTCAAGTATGGAAGGAATGAAAGGAGATATGGGCGGAGCTGCTTCTGCTTTCGGTGCTTTTCAGGTTGCCGTGCGTCTTCAATTACCTGTTAATTTATTACTTGTTATTCCGGCTACAGATAATGTGATTAGTTCTCACGCGATTAAACCCGGTGATGTTCTTAAAACCATGGACGGAAAAACAGTTGAAGTGACAAACACCGATGCTGAGGGACGTCTCATTTTAGCCGACGCTCTAACATTTGCTAAGCAGTTAGGAGCCACTAAAATTATTGATTTGGCAACATTAACTGGGGCCATCATCGTTGCACTCGGGTCAGATATTACGGGTGCATTTACAAACAATCAAGCTTTCTTAAACGACTTCCAACAGGCGGCTGATCAAGCCATTGAATATATTTGGCCAATGCCTCTCCATCCTCGTGATCAAAAATCAATTCGTAATAGCGAAGTCGCTGATTTAAATAATGCTCCTCTTGGAAAACCAGGAGCGATTATGGCAGCTGCATTCCTTAAAGAATTTGTAGGTGATACCCCTTGGATTCACCTTGACATCGCAGGAACTGCCGAAGCAAAATCTGCTTACGATTTAGGTCCAAAAGGTGGAACAGGGGTCATGGTTCGTACGATTGCAAAATATTTAGAATTACATCGTTAAAATAAAAAAGGGATATCGTCTAAAGATATCCCTTTTTCATGTTTTTATCATATTCCTCATGTACTATCATAAGCTAGATACTAACTATGAAACAATGATGGGGGATTTAATATGACAGAAATCGTCAAAAACTTTGAACACATCCTTTGGTCCTACTTTGCTATTCCAACCTTAATGTTAATTAGCCTAATCTTCACCTTCTATTTTAAAGGAGCGCAATTTAAATTTAAAAAAATGATTCAATGCTTAACAAAAAAAAATCCTCATAGCAACGTGTCGTCTTTCCAATCCTTTACGATGGCCCTCGCCGCACGTGTCGGTGTCGGTTCTTTAGCAGGAGTTGCTCTAGGAATTTACATTGGCGGCCCGGGAAGTGTCTTTTGGATGTGGGTCAGCGCCTTAATTACCGCCGCTTCTTCTTTCGTCGAGAGCACACTTGCCCAACTCTACAAAAAAAAGGATGGTGATCTTTACGTTGGGGGACCTGCCTATTATATTAAATACGGAATGAACCAAAAAGGATTTGCAATCATCTATGCCTTTATTATCGTTTTAACCTATACCTTTGGTTTTAGCGCCATTCAGGCAAATACGATTGCGACCTCTTTTCGAGACGTTTTATCGATCCCACCTTTATTAACTGGGGTTGGTTTAAGCCTCATTACTTCAATGATTATCTTCGGTGGTGCTTCAACGATTGCTAACATGACCTCAAAAATCGTTCCAATTATGGCACTATTTTATATCGGGATGGGACTTTTCGTGATGATGACCCACCTCGACTATGTCCCAACCTTTTTTATCACCATTTTTGAGGATGCTTTTCGACCTTCGCCTTTAATTGGAGGAACCGTGATGTATACCGTCATCACAGGTGTTAAACGAGGCGTTTTCTCAAATGAGGCAGGGATGGGATCTGGGGCACATGCCGCTGCAATGACCAATAGTGACTCTCCAACCGATCAAGGATATATTCAATCTTTTGGAGTCTATGTCACAACTTTATTTATTTGTACCATTACTGCCTTCTTGATTATGGTCACTCATGCGACAGAGGTTGGAAGTTTATCAAGTAACGGAATTGAACTCACACAATACGCCCTCACTCAGCTATTTGGTCCCATCGGCGGAATCATTCTCTCTATCTCCATCTTTTTCTTTGCCTTTAGTACGATTCTCACTGGATACTACTACGGGGAATGTAACGTCAAGTTTTTATGGAAAAATGAAAAGATTTTGACAGTTGTTCGAATCATTGTCTTACTCGTTATTTTAGTGTCATCTATCGGATCGGCCTCGCTCATTTGGTCACTCGTAGACGTTGGGGTCGCCCTTACTGCAACGATTAATGTGATGGCTCTGTGCTATCTTGCTAAAGAAGTTAAAAAAATCATGAATAAGAAAAAGTCGTAAAGCTTATGCTTTACGACTTTTTTCTATTTCGATGAAGTTTCTAAGAATTGAACTAATGAACAAGGTTCCTCTTCTTCGTATAAACGAACTGAATCTTTCACCGTTTTATGAATCTCTTCTTTAATTTCGTCTAATTTTTTTAAAATAGTATCCGTATGGAACGTTTCCACGTTGTAATATAAGAACAAATCTTCAAACGCGTTAGCTGTCTTGTTCAACTCCTGATTTACTTTAATAAAGGAGTGAATATTTTTACTTTTCGCTGCATTTTCAAAGTGCTCTAAATCACGACGGATCATTTCAACCACATCTTCTTCGTTTTCGTATTCTTTTAAAGGAAGAGGATACGGTTTAAGACGCTCTAGGAAATAATGATTGGAACGATTAATGTTATAAACGTACGACAGTCTAAAATCCCCCACCATAAATCTCACGTAACAACATCTTGAGTTTAATTGGAGAACTTCTCCTCCCATTTGACGTAACTTCATTTCGTGTTGTTCAGCTTCCATGTTTAAAACATTTCCATTCGTAAAGCTAGAAGCATTCGAATAATAATTTCTATTTGCCATAATTTGATTTCCTTTCCGATTCAACATCCCTATTTCTAATTTTAAAATTCCAATTTAATTATACATAAAAGATAATTAAATAAATCATCGAAATAAAGACTGAAATGAGCATTAATGGGAAACCAATTTTTAAGAAGTCACCAAATGTTAATTTATAACCTTTTTTATGTAACATTCCGCTGACAATAACGTTAGCAGTTGCTCCAACGACACTACCATTTCCTCCAAGGCAAGCCCCCAATGCAAGTGCCCACCAAAGTGATGTTGTATCCATCCCTGTGGCACCGATGCTATGAATCAGTGGAATCATCGTCGCAACAAACGGGATATTATCTAAGAATGCTGAGGCAATGGCTGCTACCCATAAAATTAACATCGTCGTCACAAATACATTACCATGAGTTAAACTAATTAATTGATTAGCTACCACCTCGATAACCCCTATTTCTTCTAGGGCACCAACCATAATAAATAGTCCCATAAAGAAGAAAATAGTCGGCCATTCCACCTCGGTTAAAATTTCTTCTACATCTACTTTACTGATTAAGAGTAAAATTCCAGCTCCTAATAAAGCAATCGTTGCCGATTCAAGTCCAAATGATTGGTGAATCGCAAATCCAATAATTGTCCCTAACAAGACAATCCCGCTTTTTTTCAGTAGGACAGGGTCGGTAATTGTTTTCGTTTCATCAAACTCAGCTATTTTAGCCTTATTTTCTTCACTAATTTTCAGTTGAGATCCGTAAATAAATTTCAATAATAGTAGAACCACAATGAAAATCACAACAACAACTGGTCCTAAGTTAATAAGGAAATCCATAAATGAGAGATTGGTAGCTCCACCGATCATAATGTTAGGTGGATCTCCGATTAACGTCGCCGTTCCACCAATATTAGCCGTTAATACTTCGGTAATTAAAAACGGAACAGGATTTAGTCCCAGTGTTTCCGTAATTACAAATGTAACCGGAGCAATTAATAAAATTGTCGTCACATTATCAAGTAGCGCTGATGCAACGGCAGTAACAACGGAGAAGTAAAGCATAATCTTCCATGGACTACCCTTCGACAGTTTAGCAGTTTTAATCGCAATATATTGAAAAATTCCTGTTCTTTTCAATATATTAACGATAGTCATCATTCCGACTAATAACCCAATCGTATTAAAGTCAATGACGTGAAAAGCTTCTTCTTGCGATAAAATATGAAATACAACCATCGCAATTGCTCCAAGTAGGGCAACAACTGTGCGGTTTAGTTTTTCAGAAATAATAATTCCATACGCAACAAGGAAAATAATAATAGCTGGTAGAAAATTCGTATTTTCCAAAAGTCTCACACCCTTAGTTTGCTAAAATATCTATACTCAAATAGGCTTTAGTAAAAAGATGCTATGAATTAAATTTCATAACCATTAATCTATGAAAATTAATAAATATGAAGCTTAATCCATACCTTTTCATACCCCCTATTTGAACTATTTTACCGAATAATGTAAAAAAAAGTCAAGATAATTGAATGTTTTTCTAGCATTGCTATACCCTTTCATAAAAATTATCTTTTTTTTATACTCTTCTATTACTATCTATCGTTTTACGTTTTTTATTCATTCTTTTGCAACTTTATCCAATAATATTTGATCCTAAATCTTTACCTTTCTCTAACTCATCATCCTATCTGAAATTTTATTGAATAAAATTAATAAATACCTATCAATAGAGCCATCCAAAATCGCCATACTATATAAATGAAAATTATTATTTATCTATTGAAATCCACTACATTCATATGAGGTAAATATATAAGTCGTAGGCGTTTCAATTTAATTAACGGAGGCTAGATTCATGAAGGCACCACGAGACAGTCAGTTCCTAGGAACAGAAAAAATTAATAAATTGCTTTTCTCATTATCCATGCCCGCTTTTATCGCCATGCTCGTGAGCGGAATTTATAATATTGTAGACACGATTTTTGTTGGAAAGGGTGTCGGGACGTTAGCAGTTGGCGCCATCGGCATTGTCTACCCGATTCAAACGATGTATACTGCTTTTGCACAAATGGTTTCCATCGGGTGTGCCTCCGCTCTTTCTCGGAGTCTTGGTGCCAAAAATAATGAACGCGCTAACCAGATTACCACAAATGCCTATGTACTCACTCTCATCATTTCTATCTTACTAATGATAATAAGTTTCTTCTTTGCGGATAAATTGCTTTACTTATTTGGATCGAATGAAGAATTGATTCCACATGCGAAGGACTATTTTTTCGTCGGCATCTGGGCGATTCCGTTTAACGCATTCGCTCTGCTAGCAAGCGCCGTCTTTCGTGCTGAAGGCGATATCAAAATTTCCATGGTTACTGTTTTAATCGGAGCCTTGTTTAATATTGCACTTGACCCCTTATTTATTTTCACCTTTCATCTTGGTATTACCGGGGCTGCATGGGCAACCGTTATTTCCCAAGCGCTCGCGACTGCTTTCTCACTCTTTTTCATTTTAAGTCACCGAAGTGTTGTCAAATTTGAGCGGCGTTTTCTCCTACCTAATGTTAAGGTCATGACCTCCATTATTAGCGTCGGTTTTTCCGCCTTTGCCCGAAATGCCGCAAGTTCTCTCTTTGCTCTCATTACAAATGCGACGTTAAGAAATCTAGGTGGAACCGTGGCACTTACCGCCTTTGGAACCGTCAACCGAATCATTTCCCTTTTCTTTTTACCAATTATGGGGATTAACCAAGGACTCCAACCAATTGCTAGTTACAATTATGGGGCCAAACAACCGGAGCGAATTAGACAGGTCGTCAAGCTGGCACTTATTTACACCACTCTTATTGGGGCGATTGGCTCAGTGACAGGATTTTTATTCCCACACTTTTTAATTAAACTCTTTACCAAGGATGCCGATTTAATTTCTCAGGCAACTTTTGTCTTAAGACTTCAACTTCTTTTCTTCTGGACCATCGGGCTCCAAACTGTGGCCTCTACGTTCTATCAAGCACTCGGACGCGCCATGCCCGCCCTCTTTCTCTCCATTCTAAGACAATTTATCATCCTCATCCCATTGATTCTCCTCTTACCTCGCTTCACCAACCTTGGACTCAACGGTGTCTGGTACGCCTTTCCTATATCCGATTTTACCGCCTTTTTAATCTGTGCCCTCGTCTTATGGAAAGCGTGGCACCATCTTAAAAAAACTGAATCTCCCGTAAAATAGAAAAAAGCCAGAATTTCCTGGCTTTTTTCATTATTATAAAAACAAATTTCTTTTTGGGGCCTCAACAAGTAAATTTAATTCTTTTAAAAAAATTTTTTTCCTCTTCCTTAGAACGAAATGCCGTTTTAGCTATCACATCTATGAATTTTTTATAATTCTTTTCGTATAAATAATACTTCTCTTTATACTCAATCACGTGATACACCTTTAACTCAGCACTGCGTCATCATACTCTATTTTGATTTTTCCTTTTTTAACAGTCGTCGTTTTAGCCCCCATAAAATACATATTCTTTTTAATAATTCTATTAAATACCGCTCTTTTGGTGCACCACTTCATCATAGGTTTACGAAATCCAACAGCGACTCCCCATAAAGACAGCTCTGTGACACAAAGAATTAATTGTTCCACCAATTCCTCAACTAAATAACTTGGCGTCGGATAAAAATAAAGATAGTAAATAGTATAGATGAACACATATAAAAGAAAAAGCGGAAATAAAGTTCCAACGATAATATAACAAAAAATAAATCGGAGAGGTGACCTACAACTAATTAATAGAATCCCCTCCACCAATTCTTCTAATGATGTTTTATATCTTAACTCCATTTTATCATCCCCTTTTCAACATCCTCTGTCGTTTATCAGTAGTATTAGGCGGTGGTTACTCGCCTATCCCCCTCCTAAATACAAATAAACCCCATCCGAAATCATGAATTAGATCCGCCTTCTTTTCTACTTCCACCACCAAATACCCCAATAAAGGAATTTTCTTTTGAACCTCTCAGTTGGTAAATTAATAATAGATAAAAAATCTTCCTTTTCTTCCTTAGAACAAAATAATTCACATGGAATAATTGCTACTATTAAATACTTTTCTCCATAAAGATACAGCATATCATCTTTTTCTAAAATATACTTTAATTCTACAGTCATTTCTCTATTTTCATAAATAATTTTTATCTTATTATCTAAAGGTATGATTTTCTTTTCTTCCACAAGATGTGGATGCTTTTCTAATAGTTTTTTAAACTAGATTCTGTATCGTAATCTTAGCATAGGACCTATCATAAAAAATGCAACAGTTGTAGTTATAAAAAGACGAACAAAAATCATCCATGTATTGAGAGTTACACCATAATAGAGAAGATAAATTAGGTATATCAACGTACATATTGGTAAAACAATTCTCAAAAAAATAATTCCATAATAATATTGCCATTTAATTCGACACGTTCTTAACACTCCTGCGTCAATATAATCCCCCAATGAAGACTTATATTTTAACTCCATTTTATCATCCTCTTTTTCTATATCATCAGATTTTTCTATATCATCAGAGAATTTAATTCCCCTAATTTGACAATCAATTTTTAATATAATCCTCGATACAATATGTTTTTACTCGGATACTCTACAGACATATTTAAAATCTCTAAAAATAACTTTTGCTCACTTGCCGATTTAAAGAGATAATGGGGAATCACATCAATTACCTGATAATCCTCAGTGAATAAGTAATACTTTTTATTATTTTCCACTAGGTGACTAACAGCTATATCTCTTGCATAATCTTTGTATTTTACGGTAATACGTCGATCGTAGATAACCATCGTTTTAGGCTCAAACAGATAAGGTCGTGTTTTCAACTCACGCTTTAACCCTCTTTTTATGTGAAATATTATATTTCTTTTTTGTAGCAGAAAGACCATAACTATAAAAATTATACTTCCCCCAGTAACAATAAGCCATCCTTTTAAGAAGTAATCAAAGTAATCTAAGTGTTTTCTATACTTATATAACTGCATCAATTGACCATATACGGTATTAAAAGGAACAAATAGACGAATAAATGCAACATGCATAAAAAAGAAAAGTTTACTTTTTAAATTACTTAATAAATTTGCCTCAACCCAACCATCCAATGTCAATTGACAGTTTAATCCCATTTTATCATCCCCTTTTCGACATCATCATAGAAATTAATCTTCCTAATTTGATAATCAATTTTCAATATAATCGCCAATAAAGGATATTTCTTTTTACCGCTTTAATAGGTGTATTAAGGGTTTTTAAAAATAGTTCCTTTTCAACACAATTTTTGAAAATATTTTCAGGTATAATATCAATTACTCGATTATCAGAGTATAAATAAAACTTCTGATTAAAGTTCAAGATGTACTTAACATCAGTATCTATTTTATTTTCAGATGAATAATGAAGATGAACTTTCTGGTTTTCAACCACCATACATTTCTCTTCAATCAAATATGGACTTTTTAATAAGACTTTCGAAAAATTTTTCTCTATTAATTGGACCATGCGCCGTTTTTGTAAAAAGGCTATTCCAATTAATAGAATAACAGTCGTCGCTCCTAAAAAAATAAAACTATCTAAAAAGCAATTCTGCATGAATAAATAAACTGTATAAGCTAGAATAAACATAGGCAACAGAACACGTAATACAACAATACTAAAAAAGAAAATGATTGGTCTATCCCATACAAGCAATAGGCTTGCCTGAATATAATCTTCTACTGATGTTTTATACCTTAACTCCATTTTATCATCCCCTTTTCGACATCCTCTGTCGTTTGTTAGTAGTATAGCACGATACCTTACTTAAAAGCTATATGTCCGTCAATACCAATTATTAGACTCTCTTTGGCTTTCCTCTTAAATCTCTAACAAAAAAATCAATAACCCTTTATTTCGTTTATTAACTTTTTTCAAAAATCTCATGTCACTTTGATGGCAGTTTGCAAGAGCCTTTTTGATTTAAAATGAAATTTGTAAGGAGATAAACATAACTCCTTGCATACAACTTTACATCTTGGAGGTTTTTATATGGCAACACAAAAACTGATTCTCCCCATTAATAAAACACGGGTAACTGCCGGATTTAAAAACACAAATTATTTAAATCAATTTGGTTTTCGGCATTACGGAATGGATTTAACCGAGACGGGATCTAATCGAACCATTTGGGGTAGTGGAAACGGACAAGTTTTAGAAACCGGATTTGATAACGTTCTAGGAAATGTAGTTATTATTCGCTACGATCAATGTCAATTAAAAAATGGAACTATTAAAAACCTGATTCAACGTCTCTTCCACCTAGATCGTGTGGACGTCACGAAGGGACAATCTATTACAAAAGATACACGTATTGGGCTTTATGGATCTACTGGACAATATGCAACAGGACCACATCTCCATGTCGAATTTGATACAGATGTTAACTATCCAACTTATAGCCCTACTCTAGGTAAAAACTCTAACATCATCAAAGCCGGGACCGACTCTGTTTTAAATCCAGCCGATGTCATGTTTGTTAAAAAATCGGCACCAGATAATCAATCAGTTGTTGGGGCATCAAATTCAGATTGTTGGACAAATTCTGATTTAGCCTTTCCAACATATTCCGGAACTACTTCCTCAGGTAACGGTTCTTCTTACTTTCCAATTCCTAACTACTCAGGTGGCTCATTTGTCGATGCCTTAAATTCAATCGGTGTTGACTCTGGTTTCGATTCTCGTGAACAAATTGCCAATGCGAATGGGATTTCTAATTACACGGGTTCAGCCGACCAAAACGATACTTTACTTTCTCTATTAATGAAAGGTCAGTTACGTCAACCCGGTTCTTCCGGTGGTTCAGCAGGCTCTTCTTACTTCCCAATTCCTAACTACTCAGGTGGCTCATTTGTCGATGCCTTAAATTCAATCGGTGTTAATTCTAGTTTCGATTCTCGTGAACAAATTGCCAATGCGAATGGGATTTCTAATTACACGGGTTCAGCCGACCAAAATGACACCTTACTTTCTCTATTAATGAAAGGTCAGTTACGTCAACCTGGTTCTTCCGGTGGTTCAGCAGGCTCTTCTTACTTCCCAATTCCTAACTACTCAGGTGGCTCATTTGTCGATGCCTTAAATTCAATCGGTGTTAATTCTAGTTTCGATTCTCGTGAACAAATTGCCAATGCGAATGGGATTTCTAATTACACGGGTTCAGCCGACCAAAATGACACCTTACTTTCTCTATTAATGAAAGGTCAGTTACGTCAACCCGGTTCTTCCGGTGGTTCAGCAGGCTCTTCTTACTTCCCAATTCCTAATTACTCAGGTGGCTCATTTGTCGATGCCTTAAATTCAATCGGTGTTAATTCTAGTTTCGATTCTCGTGAACAAATTGCCAATGCGAATGGGATTTCTAATTACACGGGTTCAGCCGACCAAAATGACACCTTACTTTCCCTATTAATGAAAGGTCAGTTACGTCAACCCGGTTCTTCCGGTAGTTCCTCTGGTGGCAGCGCGGGTGGTAACGGAGCAAGCGATATTGGTCCTGTCAATGGTTTAAGCGTGCGAAAAAATTTAGTTTCAAGTCAAAAATACTCCATTAAAGCCCCTTATCCGATGGACCCCGTCTACATTACTGTCCACAACACCTATAATGACGCCTCTGCAGAAAATGAAATTGCCTATATGATTCGAAACGATAACGAAGTCTCTTTTCACTTTGCGGTGGATGATAAAGAAGCCGTGCAAGGGTTACCATTAAACAGAAATGGTTGGCATGCAGGTGATGGTAGCGAAGGAACCGGAAACAGAAAGTCCATCGCTATTGAAATCTGCTACTCAGAATCCGGTGGCGATCGCTTCCTTAAAGCTGAAAAAAATGCAGCTAAATTAATTGCTGCATTAATGAGATACTTCAATATTCCATTGTCTAACGTTCGTACACACCAAAGTTGGAGCGGTAAATATTGTCCTCATCGCACACTAGATTTGGGATGGAATCGTTTTGTAAAAATAATTGAAAAAGAATTAACAGTTAATGAAGATCATAACGAATTAGTTTTTAAGCAAATGACAGATCTTTGTAAGTTAGCACAACAGTACATTGCTACGCATTATCCTAATATTATGGATACAAATCCACTTAAGTTAGCTTTACAGTATTATAGACATTCACAGTATAACGGAACAGCATGGACCGCAGTAGCGGGCCCTTTAGATCAAGGGTATGTAAATTATGTCACTACGAAGTACCAAGGGGATATTATTAGTTATATTATAGACCCAGTATCAAATGAAGTAATTAATTTACCACATCTCTGTGTAACTTTAGAAACACCTGTCTTCTTATGGGGATCAGAGTTTTTTCAAATTGCCGATTACGCTGGGTGGGCTGGTGATTTAGTTTCCTTAATTAAAAATATTAAAAATAAAATTGGTGAAAGTAGTGATGTTAATCAAATAGCAAAAGCTACTCACTCTTTAATTGGAAATGAAGATACCTATTTTAGCATGGAAGACTATTATTCCGATATAGACGCAGTGAATATGTATAAGCTTTATCAATCAAAAAATTATAACAATCTAGGAGAATTATTTAGAGATTATTATAAAAATTACGTTCAATTACGAACTACAAAATTTATGAAAAATAGGTTTAACGGAGCAACAAGTCTAGAAGGCATTGAGAGACAAGTATGTGAGGTGATGAGAAATTACTTATGGGTGGAGGCAATAGCTCATATTGTCGGAATTCCTTCTATTTCAGAATCAGAACTAAAAGGATTAGCTAAAGGATTTGCTCTAAAAGTCATCGAGTTATATTTAATCGAAAATAAAAAAACCTCTTAATCAATCACTTTAAAATGTAATCTATTTATTACTTACAAGTTAAACGATGCGATGCGGTAGTAGAGGCTTTCATGTTGAAGATTACCATAGATGGATTTTACTTATTTAATTGGTAAGATGTACTTAATGAAATTAATCTTTTAATGACCGCTCAACTTCAGCAGATTATATAACCAATGATTAACTGAGTCCAAAAATTAAACCTCCTATTTCCTAATAGAGTGACTGTAATTCAAAATTATTTGGAGCAGTGAAATAGATTGTTTGAGCATAATCTCCATATAGAGTAATAGTGGCATTAGTATCATCATTCCATTCAATCAAAACATTCGAAGCGTCAAAGTTCTCATGGCAAACTATGTTTACCTCTGTTCTTATGCCATCATCCACTTCTATATAAAACATATATTTTCCATGAAAACCGATACCTCTTTGGATAATTGAAAGAGTATAATTTTCATTAGGAGAAGAGCTTTCAAAAATAACTTTTTCGTTTGTTACTTCTCTAAAGGTAGATTGGAAAAAGAGGAAAAT
This window encodes:
- a CDS encoding leucyl aminopeptidase produces the protein MIQFKSDLNLETEERPLIIGVFSDFSHQDIFQLDHLLNNQLTTAIKEGVIPTKFKAVTPIYPLGKINSKKLYFIGLGKSTEFTFEKAKEAIGKITKLIKNEAILLLETFQSPTTSINELATLCAESITLATYKFDCYKTEHPHTEPVTLSIYAQEDVTSDLTRGVIYGEATNDARQLFNQPSNHLTATHLTDHIKKFANHHHLDIHIVEKDEMKKLGMGGILGVNQGSTEPPKLIVVKYQGNATSNEVTALVGKGITFDTGGYCLKPRSSMEGMKGDMGGAASAFGAFQVAVRLQLPVNLLLVIPATDNVISSHAIKPGDVLKTMDGKTVEVTNTDAEGRLILADALTFAKQLGATKIIDLATLTGAIIVALGSDITGAFTNNQAFLNDFQQAADQAIEYIWPMPLHPRDQKSIRNSEVADLNNAPLGKPGAIMAAAFLKEFVGDTPWIHLDIAGTAEAKSAYDLGPKGGTGVMVRTIAKYLELHR
- a CDS encoding alanine/glycine:cation symporter family protein, producing the protein MTEIVKNFEHILWSYFAIPTLMLISLIFTFYFKGAQFKFKKMIQCLTKKNPHSNVSSFQSFTMALAARVGVGSLAGVALGIYIGGPGSVFWMWVSALITAASSFVESTLAQLYKKKDGDLYVGGPAYYIKYGMNQKGFAIIYAFIIVLTYTFGFSAIQANTIATSFRDVLSIPPLLTGVGLSLITSMIIFGGASTIANMTSKIVPIMALFYIGMGLFVMMTHLDYVPTFFITIFEDAFRPSPLIGGTVMYTVITGVKRGVFSNEAGMGSGAHAAAMTNSDSPTDQGYIQSFGVYVTTLFICTITAFLIMVTHATEVGSLSSNGIELTQYALTQLFGPIGGIILSISIFFFAFSTILTGYYYGECNVKFLWKNEKILTVVRIIVLLVILVSSIGSASLIWSLVDVGVALTATINVMALCYLAKEVKKIMNKKKS
- a CDS encoding ArsB/NhaD family transporter, whose protein sequence is MENTNFLPAIIIFLVAYGIIISEKLNRTVVALLGAIAMVVFHILSQEEAFHVIDFNTIGLLVGMMTIVNILKRTGIFQYIAIKTAKLSKGSPWKIMLYFSVVTAVASALLDNVTTILLIAPVTFVITETLGLNPVPFLITEVLTANIGGTATLIGDPPNIMIGGATNLSFMDFLINLGPVVVVIFIVVLLLLKFIYGSQLKISEENKAKIAEFDETKTITDPVLLKKSGIVLLGTIIGFAIHQSFGLESATIALLGAGILLLISKVDVEEILTEVEWPTIFFFMGLFIMVGALEEIGVIEVVANQLISLTHGNVFVTTMLILWVAAIASAFLDNIPFVATMIPLIHSIGATGMDTTSLWWALALGACLGGNGSVVGATANVIVSGMLHKKGYKLTFGDFLKIGFPLMLISVFISMIYLIIFYV
- a CDS encoding MATE family efflux transporter is translated as MKAPRDSQFLGTEKINKLLFSLSMPAFIAMLVSGIYNIVDTIFVGKGVGTLAVGAIGIVYPIQTMYTAFAQMVSIGCASALSRSLGAKNNERANQITTNAYVLTLIISILLMIISFFFADKLLYLFGSNEELIPHAKDYFFVGIWAIPFNAFALLASAVFRAEGDIKISMVTVLIGALFNIALDPLFIFTFHLGITGAAWATVISQALATAFSLFFILSHRSVVKFERRFLLPNVKVMTSIISVGFSAFARNAASSLFALITNATLRNLGGTVALTAFGTVNRIISLFFLPIMGINQGLQPIASYNYGAKQPERIRQVVKLALIYTTLIGAIGSVTGFLFPHFLIKLFTKDADLISQATFVLRLQLLFFWTIGLQTVASTFYQALGRAMPALFLSILRQFIILIPLILLLPRFTNLGLNGVWYAFPISDFTAFLICALVLWKAWHHLKKTESPVK